In a genomic window of Lacrimispora sp. BS-2:
- a CDS encoding zinc ribbon domain-containing protein: MYCSNCGKKYDGSFCPDCGTPAQTGDQSKMIEEDSVFIPQSEQVNTLVYKLTAGALAINGERQLTTVFEVTGNEVTATSYRKTTKASPVSSLIFNKQEIGSVVYKKTSLLTKLEKVQIAGLSVTTLLGFVIPPLLIVGPAAIALIVFTSRKKTMIISLKSGTSIKAYYMEQEEADIVYKAISV, from the coding sequence ATGTATTGCAGTAATTGTGGAAAAAAATATGATGGAAGTTTTTGCCCTGATTGCGGGACACCAGCTCAGACTGGTGATCAAAGCAAAATGATTGAAGAAGATAGCGTTTTTATACCACAGAGTGAACAGGTAAATACTTTGGTTTATAAATTAACAGCAGGTGCGCTTGCTATAAACGGAGAAAGACAGTTGACAACTGTCTTTGAGGTCACTGGAAATGAGGTGACTGCAACATCGTACAGGAAAACCACAAAGGCATCTCCAGTTAGTTCCTTGATTTTTAATAAGCAAGAGATAGGAAGCGTTGTTTATAAAAAGACTTCGCTTCTCACTAAGCTTGAAAAGGTGCAAATAGCGGGACTTTCTGTTACCACTCTTTTAGGATTCGTAATACCACCGCTTTTGATTGTGGGTCCAGCAGCGATTGCTTTGATCGTCTTTACAAGCAGAAAAAAGACAATGATAATTTCATTGAAAAGTGGAACAAGTATTAAAGCTTATTATATGGAACAAGAAGAAGCTGATATCGTTTATAAAGCGATATCGGTTTAA
- a CDS encoding helix-turn-helix domain-containing protein has product MNLSERIRLLLEENNLKQKDLAKEIGVTESYISALLNGRNSNISQALATLIEEKYGYSNSWILYGTEPKLKMVGKNKTLSDIHKKAILQIEKLNPGQIKAVLAFVKALEEIENDFREHP; this is encoded by the coding sequence TTGAATCTAAGCGAAAGAATTAGATTATTACTTGAGGAAAACAATTTAAAGCAAAAAGATTTAGCCAAAGAAATCGGGGTAACAGAGAGCTACATATCTGCCCTCTTAAACGGTAGAAACTCCAACATATCCCAGGCGCTTGCTACATTAATTGAGGAAAAATACGGGTACAGTAATTCCTGGATTCTGTACGGAACAGAACCCAAGCTAAAAATGGTAGGGAAAAACAAGACTTTATCAGACATCCATAAGAAAGCAATTTTACAAATAGAGAAATTGAACCCGGGACAAATAAAAGCCGTACTGGCCTTTGTAAAGGCATTGGAAGAAATAGAAAACGACTTCAGAGAACATCCTTAA
- a CDS encoding Mor transcription activator family protein has translation MDAKDFYGIYRDLAEQLGVETTIRIYEHLHGLQITFPVKLYSKSYIEKQIKERYDGTNGKVLAKELGYTERYFKKILVSSNRSEDLLP, from the coding sequence ATGGATGCAAAGGATTTTTACGGTATTTACCGAGATTTGGCAGAGCAATTGGGAGTGGAGACGACAATCCGTATCTATGAGCATCTGCATGGATTACAGATTACATTTCCAGTAAAACTATACAGCAAGTCATATATTGAGAAGCAGATAAAAGAACGCTATGACGGAACAAATGGGAAGGTTTTGGCAAAGGAGCTTGGATATACGGAGCGATATTTCAAAAAAATCTTAGTGTCCTCAAATCGGAGCGAGGATTTACTGCCATAA
- a CDS encoding helix-turn-helix domain-containing protein encodes MLEQYGDVISTNELCEILGIGRNRAYELLQTNQIKGFQMGRPWKIPKVSVEEYLKRKSSL; translated from the coding sequence ATGTTAGAGCAATATGGTGATGTTATTTCTACAAATGAACTATGTGAGATATTAGGCATCGGTAGGAACCGTGCTTATGAATTATTACAAACAAACCAGATCAAAGGATTTCAAATGGGACGGCCTTGGAAAATACCTAAAGTTTCGGTCGAAGAATATCTGAAAAGAAAATCTTCTCTATAA
- a CDS encoding DUF87 domain-containing protein, translated as MINTKQKEMLLGHTRLGDPVTISLNIQEMPNYHMTIQGASGSGKTHALKNYALQAAALGFPVIIIDSSGSYKLSEEEKAWGFSSAITPVTINVYQHGIDINPFQSLQLDTDLEERKVDTALRVTELFSHVLCLGSRQENTLYEAMLSMMTIMPGNIEHKIQTLLELIHDTKGAHANSLYGKLKPLFDQKIFTVDKSSFNAYKPGYVYIYDLQFFTDETKQFLSDIILWHIWNQATLRGNINHKTFIILDEAQLFNHSSHSPIARMLTEGRKVGIGLWLGTQFINNNFSKTAISRIQQASTKIYFKPNDCDLKGIAKEIDPNNNNWTQLLKNLKLGECIAAYTKNTSAGMRSKQILLKVPADI; from the coding sequence ATGATTAATACAAAACAAAAAGAAATGTTATTAGGACACACTAGATTAGGAGATCCCGTAACGATTTCTCTGAATATACAGGAAATGCCTAATTACCACATGACAATCCAGGGTGCATCAGGAAGTGGGAAAACTCATGCGCTAAAAAATTATGCGCTACAAGCTGCGGCTTTAGGTTTTCCTGTAATAATAATAGACTCTTCCGGAAGTTATAAACTTTCGGAAGAAGAAAAAGCATGGGGGTTCTCATCCGCAATCACTCCCGTAACTATAAATGTATACCAGCATGGTATTGATATAAATCCTTTTCAATCTTTGCAATTAGATACTGACTTAGAGGAAAGGAAGGTTGATACAGCTCTTAGAGTTACAGAACTTTTTTCCCATGTTCTCTGTCTTGGAAGCCGTCAAGAAAATACGTTGTATGAGGCAATGCTATCCATGATGACTATAATGCCTGGCAATATTGAACATAAGATTCAAACTTTACTTGAATTAATACATGACACCAAGGGAGCACATGCTAATAGCTTATATGGAAAACTCAAGCCGCTTTTTGATCAAAAAATTTTCACGGTGGATAAGAGTAGCTTCAACGCTTATAAACCTGGTTATGTTTATATCTATGACCTGCAATTTTTCACCGATGAAACAAAGCAGTTTTTATCTGATATTATATTGTGGCATATCTGGAACCAAGCCACGTTAAGGGGTAACATAAATCATAAGACGTTTATTATTTTAGACGAAGCTCAGCTCTTTAACCATTCCTCTCACTCTCCAATTGCCCGGATGCTAACTGAAGGGAGAAAAGTAGGCATTGGTTTATGGCTTGGAACACAGTTCATAAATAATAATTTTTCAAAGACTGCTATAAGCCGAATACAACAAGCCTCAACAAAGATATACTTTAAGCCAAATGATTGTGATCTTAAAGGAATCGCTAAAGAAATCGATCCAAATAATAACAATTGGACCCAGTTATTGAAAAACCTGAAGCTTGGAGAATGTATTGCGGCATACACAAAAAACACTTCGGCCGGAATGAGGTCCAAGCAGATATTATTAAAGGTTCCAGCAGACATTTAA
- a CDS encoding tyrosine-type recombinase/integrase codes for MCRSVSPYKKQNETIVSILTSNPSAPLTELNDTISELQKQIFYPDGKLTTAACQAILEFNQKESQVKEVCDLKKIKLRPDDSRIYLIIKRKPISSTNYIGLIEKLYDHFFGTTALTMEVYFETWMQWRATESSVTEKTIKENRFLWNALLKDQEITKVPLNSLLVKDYIRYFRIITKDRQLTRKRFNDLKSIMNGILYLAVENEVIDHNCLRDINFKQFAFKAEENNIKPYTEEERLQIINHLGDDFYDLAIKLDFHLVLRIGELKGLKWEDVKGDTIFIRRFIDDQNKVIDDIKGHKSQGKRQMPLTANAQKILEQIRCQNSDSEYIFIRNGQPLATVTFNRHLKKCCEELGIEYRSSHKLRFSTASIMYKNGMEDTELQKLLGHTSLNMTHHYLRSLTSQEDTASKMRAILG; via the coding sequence ATGTGCCGTTCCGTAAGCCCATACAAAAAACAGAACGAAACAATTGTAAGTATACTGACAAGCAATCCGTCAGCACCTCTTACAGAATTAAATGACACTATCTCAGAACTGCAAAAGCAAATTTTCTATCCAGACGGAAAACTAACCACTGCAGCATGTCAGGCAATCTTGGAGTTCAATCAAAAAGAATCCCAAGTAAAAGAAGTCTGTGATCTCAAGAAAATAAAGCTCAGACCCGACGACAGCAGAATTTATCTTATTATAAAGCGAAAGCCCATAAGCAGTACCAACTACATAGGTCTGATAGAAAAGCTCTATGACCATTTTTTCGGTACTACTGCACTTACCATGGAAGTGTACTTTGAAACCTGGATGCAATGGCGGGCAACTGAAAGCAGTGTTACAGAAAAGACCATAAAAGAAAACCGTTTTCTGTGGAATGCTCTCCTTAAAGATCAGGAAATAACTAAAGTTCCTTTAAACAGCTTGTTAGTTAAGGATTACATCCGTTATTTCCGAATAATTACTAAAGACCGTCAGCTCACCCGAAAACGCTTCAATGATTTAAAGAGTATAATGAATGGCATACTCTACCTTGCCGTAGAAAACGAAGTCATTGACCATAATTGCCTAAGAGATATTAATTTTAAGCAATTTGCCTTTAAAGCAGAGGAAAATAACATAAAACCTTATACAGAGGAAGAGCGACTGCAGATTATAAATCACTTGGGAGATGATTTCTACGATCTGGCCATCAAGCTTGATTTTCATCTGGTGCTCCGCATCGGTGAGCTAAAAGGTTTAAAATGGGAAGACGTAAAGGGTGATACCATCTTTATACGCCGTTTTATCGATGACCAAAATAAAGTTATCGATGACATAAAAGGTCATAAAAGCCAAGGAAAGCGCCAAATGCCACTTACCGCCAATGCACAGAAGATACTGGAACAAATTCGTTGCCAGAATTCGGACAGCGAATATATCTTCATCCGCAACGGCCAGCCGCTGGCAACAGTAACCTTTAACCGCCACTTAAAAAAATGTTGCGAGGAATTAGGTATCGAGTACCGTTCCTCCCATAAGCTCCGTTTCTCCACCGCATCAATCATGTACAAAAACGGGATGGAGGATACTGAGCTCCAGAAACTTTTGGGTCATACCAGCCTAAACATGACCCATCACTACCTTCGAAGTCTAACTTCTCAAGAGGATACCGCTTCAAAAATGAGGGCAATCCTTGGCTGA